One genomic window of Salmo salar chromosome ssa12, Ssal_v3.1, whole genome shotgun sequence includes the following:
- the LOC106564850 gene encoding ras-related protein ORAB-1, translating to MNPEYDYLFKLLLIGDSGVGKSCLLLRFADDTYTESYISTIGVDFKIRTIELDGKTIKLQIWDTAGQERFRTITSSYYRGAHGIIVVYDVTDQESFNNVKQWLQEIDRYASENVNKLLVGNKCDLTTKKVVDYTTAKEFADNLGIPFLEASAKSATNVEQAFMTMAAEIKKRMGPGATAGGSEKSNVKIQSTPVKTSSGGCC from the exons ATGAATCCCGAATA TGATTATTTATTCAAGCTGCTTCTGATTGGCGACTCTGGCGTTGGAAAGTCTTGCCTCCTCCTCCGATTTGCA GACGACACATACACAGAGAGCTATATTAGCACTATTGGAGTGGACTTCAAAATTAGGACCATAGAGTTAGATGGGAAGACCATCAAACTTCAGATT TGGGACACAGCTGGACAGGAGCGGTTCCGGACAATTACATCCAGTTACTACAGAGGAGCGCATGGCATTATAGTAGTGTACGATGTCACAGACCAG GAATCGTTCAATAACGTGAAACAATGGCTACAGGAGATTGACCGTTACGCCAGTGAAAACGTGAACAAGCTGTTAGTAGGCAACAAATGTGACTTGACGACAAAGAAAGTGGTGGACTACACTACGGCCAAG GAATTTGCTGACAATTTAGGGATCCCCTTCTTGGAAGCTAGCGCCAAGAGCGCCACCAACGTGGAGCAGGCCTTCATGACCATGGCAGCTGAGATCAAGAAGAGAATGGGCCCAGGGGCCACAGCCGGAGGCTCGGAGAAGTCCAACGTCAAGATCCAGAGCACGCCAGTCAAGACCTCCTCTGGAGGCTGCTGCTGA
- the LOC106564849 gene encoding actin-related protein 2-A — translation MDSQGRKVVVCDNGTGFVKCGYAGSNFPEHIFPALVGRPIIRSTAKVGNIEIKDLMVGDEASELRSMLEVNYPMENGIVRNWDDMKHLWDYTFGPEKLNIDSRNCKILLTEPPMNPTKNREKIIEVMFETYQFSGVYIAIQAVLTLYAQGLLTGVVVDSGDGVTHICPVYEGFSLPHLTRRLDIAGRDITRYLIKLLLLRGYAFNHSADFETVRMMKEKLCYVGYNIEQEQKLALETTVLVESYTLPDGRMIKVGGERFEAPEALFQPHLINVEGVGVAELLFNTINAADIDTRSEFYKHIVLSGGSTMYPGLPSRLERELKQLYLERVLKGDVDKLSKFKIRIEDPPRRKHMVFLGGAVLADIMKDKDNFWLTREEYQEKGMRVLEKLGVTVR, via the exons ATGGACAGCCAGGGAAGGAAAGTGGTGGTTTGCGACAATGGGACCGGG TTTGTGAAGTGTGGCTATGCAGGCTCCAACTTCCCAGAGCACATTTTCCCTGCATTGGTTGGCAGGCCAATCATTCGCTCCACAGCTAAAGTGGGAAACATTGAGATCAAG GACCTGATGGTGGGGGATGAGGCGAGTGAGCTGCGCTCCATGCTGGAGGTGAACTACCCCATGGAGAACGGCATCGTGAGGAACTGGGATGACATGAAGCACCTGTGGGACTACACCTTTGGTCCCGAGAAGCTCAACATCGACTCGCGCAACTGCAAGATCCTGCTCACCGAGCCTCCCATGAACCCAACCAAGAACCGCGAGAAGATCATTGAG GTGATGTTTGAGACGTACCAGTTCTCTGGGGTTTACATAGCCATCCAAGCTGTGCTCACACTCTATGCTCAAG GTCTCCTGACGGGTGTGGTGGTGGACTCTGGTGACGGCGTCACCCACATCTGCCCCGTGTACGAAGGCTTCTCCCTGCCCCACCTGACCAGACGCCTGGACATTGCAGGAAGGGACATCACACGCTACCTCATCAAG CTGCTGTTGCTGAGGGGCTACGCCTTCAACCACTCGGCGGACTTTGAGACTGTGCGCATGATGAAGGAGAAGCTGTGCTACGTGGGCTACAACATCGAGCAGGAGCAGAAGCTGGCGCTGGAGACCACCGTGCTGGTTGAGTCCTACACG CTCCCCGACGGGAGGATGATCAAGGTGGGAGGGGAGCGGTTCGAGGCCCCCGAGGCTCTGTTCCAACCCCACCTCATCAACGTGGAGGGAGTCGGGGTGGCAGAGCTCCTCTTCAACACCATCAATGCAGCAGACATCGACACCAG GTCTGAGTTCTACAAACACATAGTGCTGTCGGGGGGCTCCACCATGTACCCCGGCCTTCCCTCTCGACTGGAGCGTGAGCTCAAGCAGCTCTACCTGGAGCGCGTGCTGAAGGGAGACGTGGATAAGCTCTCG AAATTCAAGATCCGCATCGAGGACCCCCCTCGGCGCAAGCACATGGTGTTCCTGGGCGGGGCCGTGCTGGCCGACATCATGAAGGACAAGGACAACTTCTGGCTGACGAGGGAGGAGTACCAGGAGAAGGGGATGCGTGTCCTGGAGAAGCTAGGGGTCACCGTCAGATAA